From the genome of Ralstonia pickettii, one region includes:
- a CDS encoding efflux transporter outer membrane subunit → MWTLWIRRADGGDGVCGPSPVSSPVGADLLSLSCQKKVSKERRARDGDFPLNLCNRAETGKTRCAQTVSRLVSARLQKFKAPSRAGYGQTFRRYVLTLRRALADRECLLGVVIVAALSVSGCAVGPDFKAPAGPAANGYSAQPVSRETASAPVVGGEAQHLVDANVPADWWHLFRSPALDALVDEALRASPTVAQAEARLRQAQAEAQAQFGYALPSVDGTVSAVRQQINPEAFGFNTPKPGPFTLYSASLSVSYALDIFGGVRRALEASQAQVDTQRYELEAARLSLAGNVVTTVVRIAALDAQIATTQRLAAEQRKQLEITERRLSVGGVAQVDAFSQRTLVAQTDATLPPLMQQAAQQRHRLSVLLGREPGAGLPELPPLDALHLPDPLPVSLPSTLAQRRPDIRAAEAMWHEASANVGVATANLFPRITLSAGLGSETTSFRNLLGAGSSIWNLGAGLTQPLFHGGTLRARKREAEAAYDAAGAAYKQAVLQGLQEVADALHAVNNDAQTLQARALATDQAQQTLRAAEARHAAGGISTLTLLDAQRQVDQATLQQVQSQADRLLDSAALMQALGGGWQ, encoded by the coding sequence ATGTGGACGCTGTGGATTCGACGCGCTGACGGTGGTGATGGTGTTTGTGGTCCATCCCCTGTTTCGTCCCCTGTCGGGGCCGACTTACTTTCTTTGTCTTGCCAAAAAAAGGTAAGCAAAGAAAGGCGCGCCCGAGATGGCGACTTCCCCTTGAATTTATGTAACCGGGCGGAGACGGGGAAAACTCGCTGCGCTCAAACAGTTTCCCGTCTTGTTTCCGCCCGCTTACAAAAATTCAAGGCGCCATCTAGGGCAGGGTACGGCCAAACCTTCCGGCGGTACGTGTTGACGCTGCGGCGAGCGTTGGCCGATCGTGAGTGTTTGCTTGGCGTTGTGATTGTTGCCGCGTTATCTGTGAGCGGCTGTGCCGTCGGTCCCGATTTCAAAGCGCCGGCGGGGCCTGCGGCTAACGGGTATTCCGCGCAGCCCGTGTCGCGCGAAACCGCATCCGCGCCCGTTGTTGGCGGCGAAGCGCAGCATCTTGTCGATGCCAATGTGCCGGCGGATTGGTGGCACCTGTTCCGGTCCCCCGCGCTGGATGCGTTGGTGGACGAGGCGTTGCGCGCGAGCCCGACCGTCGCGCAGGCGGAGGCGCGCTTGCGTCAGGCGCAGGCCGAAGCGCAGGCGCAGTTCGGCTATGCGTTGCCGTCGGTGGATGGCACCGTGTCGGCGGTGCGTCAGCAGATCAACCCGGAGGCGTTCGGTTTCAACACGCCCAAGCCGGGGCCGTTCACGTTGTATTCGGCGTCGCTGTCGGTGTCGTATGCGCTGGATATTTTTGGCGGCGTGCGCCGGGCGCTGGAAGCATCGCAAGCGCAGGTCGATACGCAGCGTTATGAACTCGAAGCGGCGCGCTTGTCTCTGGCAGGCAATGTGGTGACGACCGTGGTGCGGATTGCCGCGCTGGATGCGCAGATCGCGACCACGCAGCGATTGGCGGCCGAGCAGCGCAAGCAGCTGGAAATCACTGAGCGGAGGCTGAGCGTGGGCGGCGTCGCGCAGGTCGATGCGTTCTCGCAGCGCACGCTCGTCGCGCAGACCGACGCCACGTTGCCGCCGCTCATGCAACAGGCCGCGCAGCAGCGGCACCGTCTATCGGTATTGCTGGGCCGCGAGCCCGGCGCAGGGTTGCCGGAGTTGCCTCCGCTCGACGCACTGCATTTGCCCGATCCGCTGCCGGTGTCGCTGCCATCCACGCTCGCGCAGCGACGCCCCGACATTCGCGCCGCCGAAGCGATGTGGCACGAAGCCAGCGCCAACGTGGGCGTGGCCACGGCCAATCTGTTCCCGCGCATTACGTTGTCCGCAGGCCTGGGTTCGGAAACCACCAGCTTCCGTAACCTGTTGGGCGCCGGGTCGAGCATCTGGAACCTGGGCGCCGGGCTCACGCAACCACTCTTCCACGGCGGCACCCTGCGCGCCAGAAAGCGCGAAGCCGAAGCCGCCTACGATGCAGCCGGCGCCGCCTACAAACAAGCCGTATTGCAAGGGCTGCAAGAAGTGGCCGACGCTCTGCACGCCGTCAACAACGATGCCCAAACGCTACAGGCCCGAGCGCTGGCAACCGACCAAGCACAACAGACCCTGCGCGCCGCCGAAGCTCGCCACGCCGCTGGCGGGATCAGCACGCTAACGTTGCTGGACGCCCAGCGCCAGGTCGATCAGGCCACGCTGCAACAGGTGCAGAGCCAAGCCGACAGGTTGCTAGACTCCGCCGCGCTCATGCAGGCGTTGGGTGGCGGTTGGCAATAG
- the panE gene encoding 2-dehydropantoate 2-reductase has product MRILVLGAGGTGGYFGGRLAQAGADVTFLVRPARAARLRQHGLVIRSPHGDAQLPVQTITADQATAWGRADLVLLSCKAYDLEDAITAIRPVVGERTVVLPVLNGLAHLERLDAAFGESRVLGGLCHISATSAPDGAVLHLSNGQGAAVHSITFGERTPHAPRERTEAIRDVFATANFDSVLAENVMQDMWEKFTFLTSLAAMTCLMRATVGEIVATDEGAALNEAMFLACERVAAASGYPNRQAARERGLNVLTQAGSPLTASMLRDLESGGRVEADHIVGDMLRRGRALGVDVSLLRVAFAHLQAYQQRLLRAAV; this is encoded by the coding sequence ATGCGGATTCTGGTGCTTGGCGCCGGTGGCACCGGCGGTTATTTTGGCGGGCGGCTCGCCCAGGCCGGCGCGGACGTGACGTTTCTCGTGCGGCCCGCGCGCGCGGCGCGGTTGCGCCAACACGGTCTCGTGATTCGCAGCCCGCACGGCGATGCGCAATTGCCCGTGCAGACCATCACCGCGGACCAAGCCACGGCTTGGGGCCGCGCCGACCTGGTGCTACTGAGCTGCAAGGCATACGACCTGGAAGACGCCATTACCGCGATCCGCCCCGTGGTGGGCGAGCGCACGGTGGTGCTGCCGGTGCTCAATGGTCTGGCGCATCTGGAACGGCTGGATGCCGCGTTCGGGGAATCGCGCGTGCTGGGTGGGCTGTGCCACATCAGTGCGACGAGTGCGCCGGATGGTGCCGTGCTGCACCTGAGCAATGGCCAAGGCGCCGCCGTGCACTCCATCACCTTTGGCGAGCGCACGCCGCATGCGCCGCGCGAGCGCACCGAAGCGATCCGCGACGTGTTTGCCACGGCCAACTTTGATTCGGTGCTCGCCGAGAACGTCATGCAGGACATGTGGGAAAAGTTCACGTTCCTCACTTCTCTGGCCGCGATGACTTGCCTGATGCGGGCGACGGTGGGCGAAATCGTCGCCACGGACGAGGGCGCAGCGTTGAATGAAGCGATGTTCTTGGCGTGCGAGCGCGTGGCTGCGGCGTCGGGGTATCCGAATCGGCAGGCGGCGCGCGAACGCGGGCTCAATGTGCTGACGCAAGCCGGTTCGCCGCTGACGGCATCGATGTTGCGGGATCTTGAGAGTGGCGGGCGTGTGGAGGCAGATCACATCGTGGGAGACATGCTGCGCCGCGGGCGGGCGTTGGGCGTTGATGTGTCGCTGCTGCGGGTGGCGTTTGCGCATTTGCAGGCTTATCAGCAGCGGTTGTTGCGGGCGGCTGTTTGA
- the ttcA gene encoding tRNA 2-thiocytidine(32) synthetase TtcA, producing the protein MTFSNNFHRLETRLQSQVGRAIGDFNMIEDGDTILVCLSGGKDSYTMLSVLMALQKRAPVDFKLIAMNLDQKQPGFPEEVLPNYLKKVGVEYVIVEADTYSIVKEKVPEGKTTCSLCSRLRRGVIYRTAKELGANKIALGHHRDDIVNTFFLNMFFGGKMKSMPPKLATDNGDHIVIRPLAYCAEKDIASYARAMEFPIIPCNLCGSQENLQRKKVKEMLLEWERQTPGRIDNIFASLQNVVPSHLADTDLFDFNGLTTGLAKIGEDALFGQTAYDQAPLVFAGSHDDRIEFVRFERKPGDKSAEQAVPGEAAAN; encoded by the coding sequence ATGACGTTTTCCAATAATTTCCACCGCCTCGAAACCCGACTGCAGTCGCAGGTTGGCCGCGCCATTGGCGACTTCAACATGATTGAAGACGGCGACACCATCCTCGTGTGCCTGTCCGGCGGCAAGGATTCGTACACGATGCTGTCGGTGCTGATGGCCCTGCAGAAGCGCGCGCCGGTCGACTTCAAGCTGATTGCGATGAACCTCGACCAGAAGCAGCCCGGCTTTCCGGAAGAGGTCCTGCCCAACTACCTGAAGAAGGTGGGCGTGGAGTACGTGATCGTCGAGGCGGATACGTATTCGATCGTCAAGGAGAAGGTGCCCGAGGGCAAGACCACGTGCTCGCTGTGTTCGCGCCTGCGTCGCGGTGTGATCTATCGCACGGCCAAGGAGCTGGGTGCCAACAAGATCGCGCTGGGTCACCACCGCGACGACATCGTCAACACGTTCTTCCTCAACATGTTCTTCGGCGGCAAGATGAAGTCGATGCCGCCCAAGCTGGCCACGGACAACGGCGACCACATCGTCATCCGGCCGCTCGCCTATTGCGCGGAAAAGGACATCGCTTCGTACGCCCGCGCGATGGAATTCCCGATCATCCCGTGCAACCTGTGCGGCTCGCAGGAAAACCTGCAGCGCAAGAAGGTCAAGGAGATGCTGCTGGAGTGGGAGCGCCAGACGCCGGGCCGTATCGACAACATCTTCGCTTCGCTGCAAAACGTGGTGCCGTCGCACCTGGCCGATACCGATCTGTTCGACTTCAACGGCCTGACCACAGGCCTGGCGAAGATCGGCGAAGACGCGCTGTTCGGCCAGACCGCCTACGATCAGGCCCCGCTTGTGTTTGCTGGCTCGCACGATGACCGGATCGAGTTCGTGCGGTTTGAGCGCAAGCCCGGCGACAAGTCCGCCGAGCAGGCCGTGCCCGGAGAGGCGGCGGCAAACTGA
- the glmU gene encoding bifunctional UDP-N-acetylglucosamine diphosphorylase/glucosamine-1-phosphate N-acetyltransferase GlmU yields MNIVILAAGMGKRMRSALPKVLHPLAGKPLLAHVIETARTMSPTRLVVVVGHGGDRVREMVGAPDIAFATQDKQLGTGHAVMQAVDQLDESVPTLVLYGDVPLTRAETLSALVSAAGNDHLGVLTVHLGDPTGYGRIVRDAAGRITRIVEQKDANETQLAIHEVNTGILVCPTAKLKNWLATLSNDNAQGEYYLTDVIERAASEGVPITSAHPLAEWETLGVNSKVQLAELERIHQRNLAQQLLEDGVTLIDPARIDVRGKLTCGRDVVIDVNCIFEGDVTLADGVRIGAHSVIRDAVIEAGAEILPFCHIERAKVGADSRIGPYARLRPGTELAQDVHIGNFVEVKNSQIAAHSKANHLAYVGDATVGSRVNIGAGTITCNYDGANKFRTVIEDDAFIGSDTQLVAPVRVGKGATLGAGTTLTKDAPEGKLTVSRARQVTIDSWQRPVKQKKEG; encoded by the coding sequence GTGAATATCGTCATCCTGGCTGCAGGCATGGGCAAACGCATGCGCTCCGCCCTGCCGAAAGTGCTGCACCCTCTGGCCGGCAAACCGCTGCTGGCGCACGTCATTGAAACCGCCCGCACCATGTCGCCGACGCGGCTAGTGGTCGTGGTGGGCCACGGTGGCGACCGGGTGCGCGAGATGGTCGGCGCACCCGACATCGCCTTCGCCACGCAAGACAAGCAGCTCGGCACGGGCCACGCCGTCATGCAGGCCGTAGACCAGCTCGACGAGAGCGTGCCCACCCTCGTGCTCTACGGCGATGTGCCGCTCACCCGCGCCGAAACGCTGAGCGCGCTGGTAAGCGCGGCCGGCAACGACCACCTGGGCGTGCTGACCGTGCACCTGGGCGACCCGACCGGCTACGGCCGCATCGTGCGCGACGCCGCCGGCCGCATCACGCGCATCGTCGAGCAGAAAGACGCCAACGAAACGCAGCTGGCCATTCACGAAGTGAACACCGGCATCCTGGTGTGTCCGACGGCCAAGCTCAAGAACTGGCTCGCGACGCTGTCGAATGACAACGCGCAGGGCGAGTATTACCTGACCGACGTGATCGAGCGTGCTGCCAGCGAAGGCGTGCCTATTACGTCCGCGCATCCGCTGGCCGAGTGGGAAACGCTGGGCGTGAACAGCAAGGTGCAACTTGCGGAGCTGGAGCGCATTCACCAGCGCAACCTCGCGCAGCAACTGCTGGAAGACGGCGTGACGTTGATCGACCCTGCGCGCATCGACGTGCGCGGCAAGCTCACCTGCGGCCGCGACGTCGTGATCGACGTCAACTGCATCTTCGAGGGCGACGTCACGCTGGCTGACGGCGTGCGCATCGGCGCCCATTCGGTGATCCGCGATGCGGTGATCGAGGCCGGTGCCGAAATTTTGCCGTTCTGCCATATCGAGCGCGCCAAGGTTGGCGCCGACTCGCGCATCGGCCCGTACGCGCGTCTGCGCCCGGGCACCGAGTTGGCCCAAGACGTGCACATCGGCAACTTTGTCGAGGTCAAGAACAGCCAGATCGCGGCACACAGCAAGGCCAACCACCTGGCCTACGTGGGCGACGCCACGGTCGGCTCGCGCGTCAATATCGGCGCGGGCACCATCACGTGCAACTACGACGGGGCGAACAAATTCCGCACCGTCATCGAAGACGACGCCTTCATCGGTTCCGACACGCAACTCGTGGCGCCGGTGCGCGTTGGCAAGGGCGCGACGCTGGGTGCCGGCACCACGCTGACCAAGGATGCGCCCGAGGGCAAGCTGACGGTCTCGAGGGCGCGGCAGGTGACGATCGACAGCTGGCAGCGCCCGGTCAAGCAGAAGAAGGAAGGCTGA
- the glmS gene encoding glutamine--fructose-6-phosphate transaminase (isomerizing), with protein sequence MCGIVGAVSTRNIVPVLIEGLRRLEYRGYDSCGVAVQRDGQLERARTVSRVADLDAQAQTSHLDGAIGIAHTRWATHGRPDTVNAHPHFSGDTIALVHNGIIENYESLREELKAVGYGFESQTDTEVVAHLIHQAYTYPSSKTRGDLFASVRASVKRLHGAYAIAVFARDNPDVVVGARAGSPLVVAIGENESFLASDALAVAGTASRMAYLEEGDVVELTRDGFTVADASDKIVEREVKEVGTYAAAVELGPFRHFMQKEIFEQPRALGDTLEGVQGFAPNLFGPEAAQVLPKVDSVLILACGTSYYSGCTAKYWLESIAKIPTQVEVASEYRYRETVPNPNALVIVISQSGETADTLAALRHARELGHTHTLAICNVATSAMVRETQLKFLTRAGTEIGVASTKAFTTQLAALYMLALTFAKLRGHLNTEQEEDALRHLRHLPSALNAVLALEPQIIAWSDEFARRENALFLGRGLHYPIALEGALKLKEISYIHAEAYPAGELKHGPLALVTEQMPVVTVAPNDALLEKLKSNIQEVRARGGKLYVFADADTHIQSSDGIQVIRMPEHYGQLSPILHVVPLQLLAYHTALARGTDVDKPRNLAKSVTVE encoded by the coding sequence ATGTGCGGTATCGTTGGCGCGGTTTCCACGCGCAATATCGTTCCCGTCCTGATCGAGGGCCTGCGCCGTCTGGAATACCGCGGCTATGACTCATGCGGTGTCGCCGTACAGCGTGACGGCCAGCTCGAGCGCGCACGTACCGTGTCGCGCGTGGCCGATCTCGATGCCCAGGCACAGACCAGCCACCTGGACGGCGCCATCGGCATCGCGCACACGCGCTGGGCCACGCATGGCCGGCCGGATACCGTCAACGCGCACCCGCACTTCTCGGGCGACACCATCGCCCTGGTGCACAACGGCATCATCGAAAACTACGAGTCGCTGCGCGAAGAGCTGAAAGCCGTCGGCTACGGCTTTGAATCGCAGACGGACACCGAAGTCGTCGCGCACCTGATCCACCAGGCCTACACGTACCCCAGCAGCAAGACGCGCGGCGACCTGTTCGCCTCGGTACGTGCTTCGGTCAAGCGCTTGCACGGCGCCTATGCGATTGCCGTGTTTGCCCGTGACAACCCCGACGTGGTGGTAGGCGCGCGCGCCGGCTCGCCGCTGGTGGTGGCGATTGGCGAGAACGAATCGTTCCTCGCCTCCGACGCGCTGGCCGTGGCCGGTACCGCCAGCCGCATGGCCTACCTGGAAGAAGGCGACGTGGTGGAACTCACCCGCGACGGCTTCACCGTGGCCGATGCAAGCGACAAGATCGTCGAGCGCGAAGTGAAGGAAGTCGGCACCTACGCCGCCGCCGTGGAACTTGGGCCCTTCCGCCACTTCATGCAGAAGGAAATCTTCGAGCAGCCGCGCGCCCTGGGCGACACGCTCGAGGGCGTGCAAGGCTTTGCGCCGAACCTGTTCGGCCCCGAAGCAGCCCAGGTGCTGCCCAAGGTCGACAGCGTGCTGATCCTGGCTTGCGGCACGAGCTACTACTCGGGCTGCACGGCCAAGTACTGGCTCGAATCGATCGCCAAGATCCCGACGCAGGTGGAAGTCGCCAGCGAATACCGCTACCGCGAGACGGTGCCCAACCCGAACGCGCTGGTCATCGTGATCTCGCAATCGGGCGAAACCGCCGACACGCTGGCCGCACTGCGCCACGCACGCGAACTCGGCCACACGCACACCCTCGCCATCTGCAACGTGGCGACGAGCGCCATGGTGCGCGAGACGCAGCTCAAGTTCCTCACGCGCGCGGGCACCGAGATCGGCGTGGCGTCCACCAAGGCGTTCACCACGCAGCTGGCCGCGCTGTACATGCTGGCGCTGACGTTCGCCAAGCTGCGCGGCCATCTGAACACCGAGCAGGAAGAAGATGCGCTGCGCCATCTGCGCCACCTGCCGTCGGCGTTGAACGCGGTGTTGGCGCTCGAGCCGCAGATCATCGCGTGGTCGGACGAGTTTGCCCGTCGCGAAAACGCGCTGTTCCTCGGTCGCGGTCTGCATTACCCGATCGCCCTGGAAGGCGCGCTCAAGCTCAAGGAAATCTCGTACATCCACGCCGAGGCCTACCCGGCCGGCGAACTCAAGCACGGCCCGCTGGCCCTGGTGACCGAGCAGATGCCGGTCGTGACCGTGGCCCCGAATGACGCGCTGCTCGAAAAGCTCAAGTCGAACATCCAGGAAGTGCGTGCGCGTGGCGGCAAGCTGTACGTGTTTGCCGACGCCGATACGCATATCCAGTCGAGCGACGGCATCCAGGTGATCCGCATGCCGGAGCACTACGGGCAGCTCTCGCCGATCCTGCACGTGGTGCCGCTGCAGTTGCTGGCGTATCACACGGCGCTGGCACGCGGCACGGACGTCGACAAGCCACGCAACCTGGCGAAATCGGTGACTGTCGAATAA
- a CDS encoding DUF4010 domain-containing protein, with protein MATMAARVRAKHSPVSGAAAAALLSNVATLVLMALLVAVIDIVLLRSLAVPLVIGAVMTVGCAVFLMLRDRTPVQADGGNASSSIDWRAAIGFGLWTAALLLIAAVSREWFGTAAVTAVTLFGALADAHAATAAIATQAASGALTRSVAGALVMLALSVNTLTKMVVATSGGKAFAGQVAGGLLTALAASWAAFWIAA; from the coding sequence ATCGCAACCATGGCGGCACGGGTGCGCGCGAAACATTCGCCCGTGAGCGGGGCTGCAGCCGCCGCGCTGCTGTCCAATGTTGCAACATTGGTACTGATGGCGTTGCTGGTTGCTGTCATCGATATCGTGCTGCTCCGGTCCTTGGCGGTGCCGCTTGTCATCGGTGCAGTGATGACGGTGGGGTGCGCCGTGTTTTTGATGCTGCGTGATAGGACACCGGTTCAAGCGGACGGGGGAAACGCGTCTTCGTCGATCGATTGGCGCGCCGCAATCGGTTTTGGGTTATGGACGGCTGCACTGCTGCTGATAGCAGCGGTGTCGCGGGAATGGTTCGGGACCGCGGCCGTCACCGCCGTGACGCTGTTTGGTGCTTTGGCCGATGCGCATGCTGCCACTGCGGCCATTGCTACCCAGGCCGCCAGTGGGGCGCTTACGCGCTCAGTGGCGGGTGCGCTCGTCATGTTGGCGTTGTCCGTCAATACCTTGACCAAAATGGTTGTGGCAACTAGCGGCGGGAAAGCGTTTGCGGGTCAGGTTGCCGGTGGTTTGCTGACCGCACTCGCTGCGAGTTGGGCCGCATTCTGGATCGCGGCCTAG
- a CDS encoding YgaP family membrane protein, producing the protein MFPNVGTTDRVVRVIIGLAMILLALFGTVPAWVEWLGLVPLVTGLIRMCPVYWMPGIGRD; encoded by the coding sequence ATGTTTCCCAATGTTGGAACCACCGATCGCGTCGTCCGCGTCATCATCGGCCTCGCCATGATTCTGTTGGCGCTGTTCGGCACAGTACCGGCCTGGGTTGAGTGGCTTGGTCTAGTGCCTTTAGTGACCGGTCTGATCCGCATGTGTCCGGTGTATTGGATGCCGGGAATCGGTCGGGATTAA
- a CDS encoding DUF1924 domain-containing protein: MPTSKFLPVACLHSVLALALAAAAPLASAEVPTQMLDQYRAKAGTPSEPSRGQQFFTSKHGREWSCASCHGNPPTQTGRHAATSKSIAPLAPAFNPERFTDAAKTEKWFRRNCNDVVGRECTATEKADVLSWLMTLGK, from the coding sequence ATGCCGACCTCAAAGTTTCTTCCTGTTGCCTGCCTGCATTCGGTCTTGGCGTTGGCGCTAGCCGCTGCCGCTCCCCTGGCAAGTGCGGAAGTGCCCACGCAAATGCTCGATCAATATCGCGCGAAGGCCGGAACCCCCTCCGAACCGTCCCGCGGGCAGCAGTTTTTTACATCCAAGCACGGCCGTGAATGGAGCTGTGCATCTTGCCACGGCAACCCACCAACGCAAACCGGCCGGCATGCCGCAACCAGCAAGTCGATTGCGCCGCTGGCTCCGGCGTTCAACCCTGAGCGCTTTACCGATGCTGCAAAGACCGAGAAATGGTTCCGGCGCAACTGCAACGACGTAGTCGGGCGCGAGTGCACGGCGACAGAAAAAGCGGACGTCCTGAGTTGGCTGATGACCCTCGGCAAGTAG
- a CDS encoding diheme cytochrome c: MSDRAIVTSRTAGACLAIAGLALSFLAVAEEGPGMRAAPLLPKYRQECASCHIAYPPGALPASSWQRILGNLQHHYGTDASLDPATVKQLDQWLTANAAGRSNAMPPPPEDRITRSAWFARTHDEVPAAVWRRPAIKSASNCAACHTKADQGNFNEHDVRIPR; the protein is encoded by the coding sequence ATGTCTGACCGTGCCATCGTTACAAGCAGAACTGCGGGCGCTTGCCTGGCAATCGCGGGCCTGGCGCTGTCGTTTCTCGCCGTCGCCGAAGAGGGGCCCGGCATGCGCGCCGCGCCGCTGCTGCCCAAATATCGGCAGGAATGTGCGTCTTGCCATATTGCCTATCCGCCCGGCGCGCTGCCCGCCAGCTCCTGGCAACGCATTCTGGGCAACCTGCAGCACCACTACGGGACAGATGCCTCGTTGGACCCTGCCACCGTCAAGCAGCTCGATCAGTGGCTTACGGCCAACGCGGCAGGTCGCTCAAATGCTATGCCCCCACCGCCCGAGGACCGGATCACCCGATCGGCGTGGTTTGCCCGCACTCACGACGAAGTGCCCGCTGCGGTGTGGCGCCGGCCTGCCATCAAGAGCGCCTCGAACTGCGCCGCCTGCCATACCAAGGCGGATCAAGGCAATTTCAATGAACACGATGTCCGCATCCCGCGCTGA
- a CDS encoding cytochrome b/b6 domain-containing protein, translating to MNTMSASRAETMKTDSITRRILVWDAPTRLFHWLLAVSFLGAYLTAESEQWRLIHITLGYTMAALVSFRLLWGVVGTRYARFSNFVRSPAAALRYLTNIMRGRPEHHVGHNPAGALAIIALLLMACALAGTGWATYNDVGGDWLGELHEGIANAMLALVGIHVLAVFASSWLHRENLVGAMFSGRKTGLPNEGIRRAWWSLAALMLVAVLGFWWMQWQSAPSAGAADRPAASAKHHGAERDDY from the coding sequence ATGAACACGATGTCCGCATCCCGCGCTGAAACCATGAAAACCGATTCCATCACCCGCCGCATCCTGGTTTGGGATGCGCCGACCCGCCTGTTCCACTGGCTGCTGGCGGTGAGTTTCCTGGGGGCCTACTTGACCGCGGAAAGTGAGCAGTGGCGCCTTATTCACATCACGCTCGGCTACACGATGGCGGCGCTGGTCAGCTTTCGGCTGCTGTGGGGCGTGGTGGGCACGCGATACGCCAGGTTTTCCAACTTCGTACGGTCGCCCGCCGCCGCACTCCGCTATTTGACCAACATCATGCGCGGGCGGCCGGAGCACCACGTCGGCCACAACCCCGCCGGAGCGCTTGCTATCATCGCCTTGCTGCTGATGGCATGCGCCTTGGCGGGCACGGGCTGGGCAACCTACAACGATGTCGGCGGTGACTGGCTCGGCGAGTTGCACGAAGGCATTGCCAACGCAATGCTCGCACTGGTGGGTATTCATGTTCTCGCCGTCTTCGCCAGCAGTTGGCTGCACCGTGAGAATCTCGTTGGTGCGATGTTCAGCGGACGCAAGACGGGCCTGCCAAATGAGGGCATCCGCCGTGCGTGGTGGAGCCTCGCGGCCCTGATGCTGGTGGCGGTGCTGGGCTTCTGGTGGATGCAATGGCAGTCCGCGCCGTCGGCCGGGGCCGCTGACCGCCCCGCAGCATCTGCGAAGCATCACGGCGCCGAGCGCGACGACTATTGA
- a CDS encoding response regulator, giving the protein MRILLVEDDPLLGDGIRAGLHQYGFQVDWVRDGEAAWRELRTDAYVAAILDLGLPRMDGVDVLRKVRDAGITVPILVLTARDAIPDRVRGLDLGADDYIVKPIDLHELSARLRALVRRAHGHPTERLRARGIVLEPASRTVFCNGAPVVLSTREFDLLHALMLNVGRVLSREQLEQCLYTWGQEVGSNAVEVHIHHLRAKLGSDLIRTVRGVGYMLPRDNAEAP; this is encoded by the coding sequence GTGCGCATCCTGCTTGTCGAAGACGACCCCCTGCTCGGCGACGGCATCCGGGCCGGCCTGCATCAGTATGGCTTCCAAGTCGATTGGGTGCGCGACGGTGAGGCGGCGTGGCGGGAGTTGCGCACGGACGCCTACGTCGCCGCGATACTCGATCTTGGGTTGCCCCGCATGGACGGCGTGGACGTGCTGCGAAAGGTGCGTGACGCAGGCATCACGGTCCCCATCCTGGTGCTGACCGCGCGCGACGCAATACCAGACCGCGTGCGCGGGCTCGATCTTGGCGCCGATGATTACATCGTCAAGCCCATTGATCTGCACGAACTCAGCGCGAGGCTGCGCGCGCTGGTGCGCCGTGCGCATGGCCATCCCACGGAACGGTTGCGGGCGCGCGGCATTGTCCTTGAGCCCGCATCGCGCACGGTTTTTTGCAACGGCGCCCCCGTCGTACTGTCGACGCGGGAATTCGACCTTCTGCATGCCTTGATGCTGAACGTGGGGCGCGTACTGTCACGCGAGCAGCTCGAGCAGTGCCTGTACACCTGGGGGCAGGAGGTCGGCAGCAACGCCGTGGAAGTCCACATCCACCATCTGCGCGCGAAACTTGGCAGCGACCTCATTCGGACCGTACGCGGCGTCGGCTACATGCTGCCGCGTGACAACGCAGAGGCGCCATGA